From a region of the Zingiber officinale cultivar Zhangliang chromosome 4B, Zo_v1.1, whole genome shotgun sequence genome:
- the LOC121975149 gene encoding uncharacterized protein LOC121975149 — MATDDNMEQPVTPYGRVEGVASWVGASVVSAFFASLERCSCITLNTFEDEDDDDDDEQEEVKDRPLMLTKPPNQYDDVDESQSPSPPV; from the coding sequence ATGGCGACGGACGACAACATGGAGCAACCGGTGACGCCGTACGGGAGGGTGGAAGGGGTGGCGAGCTGGGTGGGAGCTAGCGTGGTGTCCGCCTTCTTCGCCTCCCTAGAGCGCTGCTCCTGCATCACCCTCAACACCTtcgaggacgaagacgacgacgacgacgacgaacaagaggaggtcaaggaccGCCCTCTCATGCTCACCAAGCCCCCCAACCAATACGATGACGTTGATGAATCACAGAGCCCCTCGCCCCCCGTCTGA